The Mucilaginibacter terrenus genome has a segment encoding these proteins:
- the clpX gene encoding ATP-dependent Clp protease ATP-binding subunit ClpX, which produces MNKNSKEIRCSFCGAGKQDSLMLIAGLDAHICDKCVNQANEILAEELKVRKVKSSPASPAVLKPSEIKTHLDQYIIGQDDAKKVLAVSVYNHYKRLNQRVDKDEVEIEKSNIIMVGETGTGKTLLAKTLAKILNVPFCICDATVLTEAGYVGEDVESILTRLLQSADYDVNLAERGIVYIDEVDKIARKSDNASITRDVSGEGVQQALLKILEGTMVNVPPQGGRKHPDQKMITVNTSNILFICGGAFDGIDKKIASRLRTQTVGYKFKRDDAEIDLKNLYKYITPQDLKSFGLIPELIGRLPVLTYLNPLDREALHNILTEPKNSLLKQYKKLFDYEGVKLEFDAEVLDFVVDKAMEFKLGARGLRSICEAIMIDAMFEFPSQKDVKKLNVTLDYAREKFEKSDLKKLKVA; this is translated from the coding sequence ATGAACAAAAACAGCAAGGAGATCAGGTGCTCATTTTGTGGGGCCGGTAAACAGGACTCCCTGATGCTGATAGCAGGCCTTGATGCACACATTTGTGATAAATGCGTGAACCAGGCTAATGAGATACTTGCCGAAGAGCTTAAAGTGCGAAAAGTTAAGTCGTCGCCGGCTTCACCTGCGGTATTGAAGCCTTCTGAGATAAAAACGCATCTCGACCAATACATTATTGGGCAGGATGATGCCAAGAAAGTACTTGCTGTATCGGTATACAATCACTACAAGCGCCTTAACCAGCGTGTAGACAAGGATGAGGTAGAGATAGAGAAATCAAACATCATTATGGTGGGTGAGACAGGTACCGGTAAAACTTTGCTGGCCAAAACCCTTGCCAAGATACTGAACGTACCCTTTTGCATTTGCGACGCGACAGTACTAACCGAAGCTGGCTATGTAGGCGAGGACGTAGAAAGCATCCTGACCCGTTTGCTGCAGAGTGCGGATTACGATGTTAATCTTGCCGAGCGTGGTATTGTTTACATTGACGAGGTGGATAAAATTGCCCGCAAAAGCGACAACGCTTCCATCACCCGTGACGTAAGTGGCGAAGGCGTGCAGCAGGCTTTACTTAAGATACTTGAAGGTACCATGGTGAACGTACCGCCTCAGGGTGGCCGCAAGCACCCGGATCAGAAAATGATAACGGTTAACACCAGCAATATTCTATTCATCTGTGGTGGCGCTTTTGATGGTATTGATAAGAAGATAGCAAGCAGGTTGCGTACCCAAACGGTGGGTTACAAATTTAAACGCGACGACGCTGAAATTGACTTAAAAAACTTGTACAAGTACATTACACCGCAGGACCTTAAATCTTTCGGGCTGATACCTGAACTTATTGGCCGCTTGCCAGTACTTACGTATCTTAATCCGCTTGACAGGGAAGCGTTGCACAACATCCTTACCGAACCGAAGAACTCGTTACTTAAACAGTACAAAAAACTGTTTGATTACGAAGGCGTAAAGCTTGAGTTTGATGCTGAGGTGCTGGACTTTGTAGTTGACAAAGCAATGGAGTTTAAATTAGGTGCACGTGGTCTGCGATCTATTTGCGAGGCTATAATGATAGATGCCATGTTCGAGTTCCCGTCGCAAAAGGATGTGAAGAAACTGAATGTTACGCTTGACTATGCACGCGAGAAGTTTGAGAAGAGTGACCTTAAAAAGTTAAAGGTGGCTTAA
- a CDS encoding alpha-2-macroglobulin family protein, producing the protein MSTILRPAFVTVIILLGSITAAFAQRPLTNSRQSSYYTYIYSLSPAEVEKFYTSPGKPLNQALLRNAADSFLTDKGNLPRLPNGNYLKVFALQNQLKYSLLENHSAFLQLFLTPYEYRFTLTNKQGAYINGAAVTINGNQVAHDEASNTWHFKRTGKRATLRVDYAGVTNFFNLEKEEYYSSNYSSFKYRLLRFWNKIKAPFTKHRRSSYNQRGGFMIFNKPMYKPGDTVKFKAFILQQNGKPVTQKKLLVKLNDDGNTKLLGKVDSYRAGGFEYSFVLTDSLDLDLDDTYKIDLVDPAKTRRAKANEDDDNERDGPAAVLMSGNFKYQEYELKSIHFAMRTDKEDHYPGDPLVAYFKASDENDLPVADGRVVLTLLTSSASNYKVNHVFVPDTLWQHKFNLDPVGETKLTIPDSIFPKATVSYQLEAKFMNSNNEGQEQQKEATFYYEKYRVKTEVVNDSLKISHLVNGKSVSSSAMVSALNVEGDTLSKVKLMLPGFALINPNAAEYNIATDSTDTDVELKDFTGDITLSSERTADSVFVNVANPRKLHFFYSVFENGKLTGDGQADQLNYKTAVSSRVRVTFIVNYIWGGKMKSAQENSIYQERLLTINVRQPVSVYPGQKVKTDIVVTDAQGKPVPNTDVTAWAITRKFNSGMPYVPYLGKNYPGAKRKPTYRLQDAETNGTTQLDWLRWKNALGLDSIEYFRFTHPNKIYRIEEPGVDTITQIAPFITGKAGLAPVHALYIDHLPVYFSQAQQLQPYSFKVEAGYHHLKLRTAEEEIEIDSVLVRKSKKLILSVNADAYPVTKKKDTLDTYEAALINKYMVTIANNFDGKRSMIVQHDRLFFLNPYNAAPRSILVGPLSNSYTLFDQQDKKQLFVAEPSYTYLFEPGLIKQKSIPTEFAFSRYLRVAAGTANYRDYVLTNAAADDLWQDYLDKRSNTQQLFENSHVPYNERGKLELQRVVGKNEHPVLIKNIIFYRYNDPDFIRVYPGNSTNFADIATGVYRIFYLLKNDSYDIKECIEIRKGGRNYYSFAVLPVHAKDSVSIKIAAIINKRNSIIYRNDDHGIENDALRLKEAFNEQYYNTKEFTSGIHGKVTAADDKLPVVGATVKIKGTNVATTCDVNGMFHLTGPSSGKLVVSFLGYHTQEVTFASGVKLNIVLTASSNQLNEVVVVGYGSVRKKDLAGSVTTINSMEMALQGKVAGIQVVMDSTGAPGSGFRLLLRGNASVGTKKPLYIIDGEIAEDLKGIAPSDIAEINVLKDAAATAIYGARAANGVIVITRKQKSGINGEPLKAAGQNSEEQLPPAVRKNFSDYAYWQPKLTTDENGKASFTTVFPDDITNWKTFVVGINDKKQTGFLQKEIKSFKPLSANFIAPQFAVEGDEMNLIGKVMNYNSAAAQVSRTFNYNGKMLKQDVFSVKNAKIDTLNITATATDSLEFEYSIKRDNGYTDGERRKVPVFRQGVTETKGTFEALNADTTVTLKFDPTLGPVTFRAEASALPALAEEARKLREYKYLCNEQLASKLKGLLAEKRIRTFLGEPFKYERNVADVIKKLLENRRTTGAWGWWKDSNEELWISLHALEALTEAKNMGYSFVMDTQKLTDYLVYQLESYHGQDKLTCLQLLYNLKAKVDYVKYLGSIAKENKLAREVSTYDKLKLMLLRQQTGLKVNTDSLLRTSRSTLFGNLYWGEENYRFFDNSIQISAIIYQIIKAEGKHQNVLAKIRGYFLEQRKGGDWRNTYEASTILETILPDLLKVDRQIKPAVITLKGSSAETVTRFPYTATLPAAPLTVSKTGSLPVYITGYQQFWDSKPEKVSKDFRVDTHFERNQNTLTRLKGGESVQLKAEVTIRADAEYVMIEIPIPAGCSYEKKDQQWSNNEAHREYFKDRVSIFCRKLIQGTYTFTVDLMPRYSGRYTLNPAKAEQMYFPVFYGREGIKKLVIGD; encoded by the coding sequence ATGTCTACCATTTTACGCCCAGCCTTTGTAACTGTAATCATCCTGCTTGGCAGCATTACTGCCGCCTTTGCACAACGCCCGCTCACCAATAGCCGGCAGAGCAGCTACTACACCTACATTTATAGTCTGTCTCCTGCAGAGGTAGAGAAGTTCTATACTTCGCCTGGTAAGCCGCTAAACCAAGCCTTGCTGCGCAACGCTGCAGACTCGTTTCTAACAGATAAGGGCAACTTACCCCGGCTGCCAAATGGCAATTATCTTAAGGTGTTTGCTTTGCAAAATCAGCTTAAATATTCGCTATTGGAAAACCACTCAGCGTTTCTGCAGCTGTTTCTTACACCTTATGAATACCGCTTTACGCTCACCAATAAACAGGGTGCATATATTAATGGCGCGGCCGTAACTATAAACGGCAATCAAGTAGCACATGACGAGGCCAGCAATACCTGGCACTTTAAACGCACCGGTAAACGAGCTACATTGCGGGTAGATTATGCCGGCGTAACAAACTTTTTCAATCTGGAAAAGGAGGAATATTATTCAAGCAATTACAGCAGCTTTAAGTACCGCCTGCTCAGATTCTGGAACAAAATTAAAGCACCTTTTACAAAACATCGGCGTAGCAGCTACAACCAGCGCGGAGGCTTTATGATATTTAACAAGCCTATGTACAAGCCGGGAGACACGGTAAAGTTTAAGGCCTTTATACTTCAGCAGAACGGTAAACCTGTTACGCAGAAAAAGCTATTGGTTAAACTCAATGATGATGGCAATACAAAATTGCTGGGCAAGGTAGATAGCTATCGCGCAGGCGGATTTGAGTACAGCTTTGTTTTAACCGACAGCTTAGACCTTGACCTGGATGACACTTATAAAATTGATCTTGTAGATCCGGCTAAAACCAGAAGGGCTAAAGCTAATGAAGACGATGATAATGAACGCGATGGTCCCGCTGCAGTTTTAATGTCTGGCAATTTTAAATATCAGGAATACGAATTGAAGTCCATTCATTTTGCAATGCGTACAGATAAAGAAGATCACTACCCGGGCGATCCTTTAGTGGCTTATTTTAAAGCGAGCGACGAGAATGACTTACCGGTTGCCGACGGACGTGTGGTGCTTACGTTGCTGACCAGCAGTGCAAGTAACTATAAAGTTAATCACGTTTTTGTGCCGGACACCTTGTGGCAGCACAAATTCAACCTGGATCCGGTTGGCGAAACTAAATTAACCATACCTGACTCTATCTTCCCAAAGGCGACAGTGAGCTATCAACTGGAAGCAAAATTCATGAACTCCAATAACGAAGGTCAGGAACAACAAAAGGAAGCCACTTTTTACTACGAAAAGTACCGCGTGAAAACAGAGGTGGTAAATGACTCGTTGAAAATCAGCCATCTTGTAAATGGCAAATCAGTTAGTTCTTCAGCTATGGTAAGCGCCCTCAATGTTGAAGGCGATACTCTATCGAAAGTAAAGCTTATGCTGCCCGGCTTCGCACTGATAAACCCTAATGCCGCTGAATACAATATAGCAACTGACAGCACGGATACCGATGTAGAGTTAAAAGATTTTACAGGCGATATCACGCTCTCATCTGAACGTACTGCCGATTCGGTTTTTGTGAACGTGGCTAACCCCCGTAAGCTGCATTTCTTTTACTCAGTTTTTGAGAACGGAAAACTCACCGGCGATGGTCAGGCAGATCAGTTGAATTACAAAACAGCGGTAAGCTCAAGGGTCAGAGTTACGTTCATTGTAAATTACATCTGGGGCGGGAAAATGAAAAGCGCACAAGAAAACTCCATATACCAGGAAAGGTTGCTGACCATCAACGTAAGACAACCGGTGTCGGTTTACCCTGGTCAAAAAGTAAAAACCGATATTGTAGTTACCGACGCGCAGGGCAAGCCCGTTCCTAATACCGACGTTACCGCCTGGGCCATTACCCGCAAGTTTAACAGCGGTATGCCTTATGTACCTTACCTGGGCAAAAACTACCCTGGAGCAAAACGTAAACCAACTTACAGGTTACAAGATGCAGAAACGAATGGAACTACACAGTTGGACTGGCTTAGGTGGAAAAATGCTCTAGGACTCGATAGTATTGAATACTTCCGGTTTACGCATCCCAATAAAATATACCGCATCGAAGAACCGGGAGTGGACACCATAACCCAAATAGCACCATTTATAACTGGCAAAGCAGGCCTTGCACCAGTACATGCTTTATATATCGACCATTTGCCGGTGTATTTTAGCCAGGCACAACAACTGCAACCCTATAGTTTTAAGGTTGAGGCCGGCTATCATCACCTGAAACTGCGTACGGCAGAGGAAGAGATAGAGATCGACAGCGTTCTGGTTAGAAAATCGAAGAAACTCATTCTTAGCGTAAACGCAGATGCTTACCCTGTAACTAAAAAGAAGGACACGCTGGACACATACGAGGCAGCCCTTATTAACAAATACATGGTTACTATAGCCAATAACTTTGATGGTAAGCGGTCCATGATTGTCCAGCACGACCGCCTGTTTTTCCTTAATCCCTATAATGCCGCACCGCGTAGCATCCTGGTGGGTCCGCTCAGCAATAGCTACACTTTGTTTGATCAGCAGGATAAAAAACAACTGTTCGTGGCCGAACCGAGCTATACTTACCTGTTTGAGCCGGGCTTAATAAAGCAGAAAAGCATCCCGACCGAATTTGCCTTTTCACGGTACCTGCGCGTAGCAGCAGGTACTGCCAATTACCGGGACTACGTACTTACCAATGCTGCTGCCGATGACCTCTGGCAGGATTACCTCGATAAACGTAGCAACACTCAGCAATTGTTTGAAAATTCTCATGTACCCTATAACGAACGCGGGAAATTGGAACTACAAAGAGTTGTGGGCAAGAATGAGCATCCGGTACTGATCAAAAACATAATCTTTTACAGGTATAATGATCCGGACTTTATCAGGGTGTACCCGGGTAACTCCACCAACTTCGCTGACATTGCAACAGGAGTTTACAGGATCTTTTATCTTTTAAAAAATGACAGCTACGACATTAAAGAATGCATAGAAATCAGGAAGGGAGGCCGTAACTACTACAGCTTCGCAGTACTGCCCGTTCACGCCAAAGATTCGGTAAGTATTAAGATAGCAGCCATCATTAATAAACGCAACAGCATCATTTACCGCAATGATGATCACGGCATAGAGAACGACGCTTTACGCTTGAAGGAAGCCTTTAACGAGCAATATTATAATACGAAAGAGTTCACAAGTGGAATACACGGCAAGGTAACCGCTGCTGATGATAAGCTACCTGTAGTGGGCGCAACCGTTAAGATAAAAGGTACCAATGTAGCTACCACGTGCGATGTTAATGGCATGTTTCACCTTACAGGGCCTTCATCCGGTAAATTGGTGGTGAGCTTTTTGGGATACCACACGCAGGAGGTTACTTTCGCCTCAGGCGTAAAGCTGAATATTGTGCTGACCGCATCAAGCAATCAATTGAATGAGGTTGTGGTAGTTGGTTACGGTTCTGTGCGTAAAAAAGATCTTGCCGGATCTGTTACTACCATTAATAGCATGGAAATGGCATTACAAGGCAAGGTAGCAGGTATACAGGTGGTGATGGATTCTACAGGAGCACCTGGCTCGGGATTTCGTTTGTTATTAAGGGGCAACGCATCTGTCGGCACAAAGAAACCTTTATACATTATTGATGGCGAAATTGCAGAGGATCTTAAAGGCATCGCTCCCTCTGATATTGCCGAGATAAACGTATTGAAAGATGCCGCTGCTACTGCCATTTACGGTGCCCGTGCGGCTAACGGTGTTATTGTTATTACCCGTAAACAAAAGTCGGGCATCAACGGTGAGCCGCTTAAAGCAGCCGGACAGAACAGCGAAGAGCAGCTGCCGCCGGCGGTCCGTAAAAACTTTAGCGACTACGCCTACTGGCAACCAAAACTTACTACCGACGAAAATGGTAAGGCAAGCTTTACAACGGTGTTTCCGGATGATATCACCAATTGGAAAACCTTTGTTGTAGGTATAAATGATAAAAAGCAAACCGGCTTCCTGCAAAAAGAGATAAAGTCTTTCAAACCGCTTAGCGCCAATTTTATCGCTCCGCAGTTTGCTGTGGAAGGCGACGAAATGAACCTGATAGGCAAGGTAATGAACTATAATTCTGCAGCTGCACAGGTAAGCCGGACTTTTAATTACAACGGGAAAATGTTAAAGCAGGATGTATTTAGCGTTAAAAACGCTAAGATAGACACGCTGAACATTACTGCCACTGCTACCGACAGCCTGGAATTTGAGTACAGCATCAAACGCGACAATGGCTATACTGACGGCGAGCGGCGCAAGGTACCGGTATTTAGACAGGGTGTAACTGAAACCAAAGGCACGTTTGAGGCACTTAATGCAGATACAACCGTTACACTTAAATTTGACCCGACCTTAGGACCGGTGACTTTTAGAGCAGAGGCTTCTGCCCTTCCGGCACTGGCAGAGGAGGCCCGTAAACTGCGCGAGTACAAGTACCTGTGCAACGAACAACTGGCATCTAAGCTGAAAGGCCTTCTCGCAGAAAAACGCATCAGAACGTTCCTGGGAGAACCTTTTAAATACGAGCGCAACGTTGCCGATGTGATTAAAAAACTGTTGGAGAACCGCAGGACTACCGGTGCCTGGGGCTGGTGGAAGGACAGCAACGAAGAACTTTGGATAAGCCTGCACGCACTGGAGGCATTAACAGAGGCAAAGAACATGGGCTATAGCTTTGTTATGGACACCCAGAAATTAACCGATTACCTGGTTTATCAGCTGGAAAGCTACCACGGCCAGGATAAACTCACCTGCCTGCAACTCCTGTATAACTTAAAGGCCAAAGTAGATTATGTGAAATACCTCGGCAGTATTGCTAAAGAAAATAAGCTGGCGCGAGAGGTTTCCACTTATGACAAGTTGAAACTAATGCTCCTAAGGCAACAGACCGGTTTAAAGGTGAATACCGACAGCCTGCTGAGAACAAGCCGATCCACCCTGTTTGGTAATCTGTACTGGGGCGAAGAAAATTACCGCTTTTTCGACAATTCAATACAGATTAGTGCTATAATTTACCAGATTATAAAAGCTGAAGGTAAGCACCAAAACGTGCTTGCGAAGATACGCGGCTACTTTCTGGAACAACGAAAGGGCGGTGATTGGCGAAACACCTACGAAGCTTCCACTATACTGGAAACTATATTACCCGATCTATTAAAGGTAGATAGGCAGATAAAACCAGCGGTAATAACGCTCAAGGGTTCTTCAGCGGAAACCGTAACCAGGTTCCCATATACAGCTACGTTGCCGGCAGCGCCGCTCACAGTTAGCAAAACAGGCAGCTTACCTGTATATATTACCGGTTACCAGCAGTTTTGGGACAGCAAGCCTGAGAAAGTAAGTAAAGACTTCAGGGTAGATACCCACTTTGAACGTAATCAAAATACGCTAACCAGGCTAAAAGGCGGCGAGAGCGTACAACTTAAAGCAGAGGTTACTATTAGAGCTGATGCAGAGTACGTAATGATAGAAATCCCGATCCCTGCCGGTTGTTCATACGAAAAGAAAGACCAGCAATGGAGCAATAACGAGGCGCACCGTGAGTACTTTAAAGACAGGGTGAGTATCTTCTGCAGAAAACTAATACAAGGCACTTACACCTTTACAGTAGATCTGATGCCTCGTTACAGTGGCAGGTATACATTAAACCCTGCCAAGGCAGAGCAAATGTACTTCCCCGTGTTTTACGGCAGGGAAGGGATCAAGAAACTGGTTATTGGGGATTAA
- a CDS encoding AMP nucleosidase, protein MNEELDVKKEETTDAKKVKEVQSPVKSGLKTKDAIVANWLPRYTGRPLNAFGKYIILTNFSKYLQLFSQWHDNAPIMGLDKPMQSVTANGITIINFGMGSSVAATVMDLLTAIHPEAVIFLGKCGGLKKKNNVGDLILPIAAIRGEGTSNDYLPAEVPALPSFALQKAISTTIREHSRDYWTGTCYTTNRRVWEHDKDFKKYLKDLRAMAIDMETATIFTTGFANKIPTGALLLVSDQPMIPEGVKTAESDSNVTEQYVETHLRVGIESLKQLINGGLTVKHLKF, encoded by the coding sequence ATGAACGAAGAATTAGATGTAAAAAAAGAGGAAACAACAGACGCCAAGAAAGTTAAAGAAGTACAATCCCCTGTAAAATCTGGCTTAAAAACCAAAGATGCCATAGTAGCCAACTGGCTGCCCCGCTACACCGGCCGGCCGCTAAATGCTTTTGGAAAATATATTATCCTCACAAACTTTTCTAAATACCTGCAGCTGTTTTCGCAATGGCATGACAACGCACCAATTATGGGGCTGGACAAGCCGATGCAAAGCGTTACCGCCAACGGTATAACTATAATAAACTTTGGTATGGGCAGCTCTGTAGCTGCTACAGTAATGGACCTGCTTACCGCTATACACCCCGAAGCCGTAATATTTCTCGGCAAATGCGGGGGCTTAAAAAAGAAGAACAACGTAGGTGACCTTATCCTGCCCATAGCGGCAATAAGAGGAGAGGGCACATCAAACGATTACCTGCCTGCAGAAGTGCCTGCACTGCCTTCTTTCGCGCTTCAGAAGGCTATATCTACTACTATACGCGAGCATTCACGCGATTACTGGACAGGTACCTGCTACACCACTAACCGCCGTGTTTGGGAACATGATAAAGACTTTAAGAAATACCTTAAAGATCTTCGTGCAATGGCGATAGACATGGAAACTGCGACCATCTTTACAACCGGCTTTGCCAACAAGATACCAACCGGTGCATTGCTGCTGGTTTCTGACCAACCGATGATACCTGAAGGCGTTAAAACTGCCGAAAGCGACTCTAATGTTACCGAGCAATATGTAGAAACACACCTGCGCGTAGGTATCGAATCGCTCAAACAACTTATTAACGGCGGGTTAACGGTTAAGCACTTAAAGTTTTAA
- the clpP gene encoding ATP-dependent Clp endopeptidase proteolytic subunit ClpP produces MSSNIDKNEFRKYAVKHHRLNSIYVDKFIAGVDRAKLPTGMTPYIIEERPMNIAQMDVFSRLMMDRIIFLGDAIYDNIANIIQAQLLFLQSADAKRDIQIYINSPGGSVYAGLGIYDTMQFISNDVATICTGMAASMGAVLLVAGAKGKRAALPHSRVMIHQPSGGAQGQQSDIEITYHEITKLKKELYQIIADHSGQTYERVWEASDRDYWMISEEAKEFGMVDEILRSSANK; encoded by the coding sequence ATGAGTAGTAACATCGATAAAAATGAATTCCGTAAGTATGCTGTAAAGCATCACCGCCTAAACAGTATATATGTAGATAAATTTATTGCCGGGGTTGACAGGGCCAAACTGCCAACCGGCATGACTCCGTATATTATTGAAGAGCGCCCGATGAACATCGCGCAGATGGACGTATTCTCGCGTTTAATGATGGACCGCATTATCTTCCTTGGAGATGCAATTTATGATAATATCGCAAACATTATACAGGCTCAATTGCTGTTCTTACAATCGGCAGATGCCAAACGCGATATCCAGATCTATATTAATTCGCCGGGTGGTTCGGTATACGCTGGCTTAGGTATTTACGATACCATGCAGTTTATATCAAATGACGTAGCCACTATCTGTACCGGTATGGCAGCATCAATGGGTGCGGTATTGCTGGTGGCAGGGGCAAAGGGTAAACGTGCAGCGCTGCCACACTCAAGGGTTATGATACACCAGCCATCAGGCGGTGCGCAAGGCCAGCAAAGCGATATCGAGATCACGTATCACGAGATCACCAAGCTGAAAAAAGAGCTGTACCAGATCATTGCTGATCACAGCGGCCAAACGTACGAGCGTGTTTGGGAAGCATCAGACCGAGATTACTGGATGATCTCTGAAGAAGCCAAGGAATTTGGTATGGTAGATGAGATCCTGAGAAGCAGTGCTAATAAATAA
- the tig gene encoding trigger factor, translated as MNISQEKIDNLNAVVKINLAPADYTPRVEKAIKEQAKKAKIPGFRPGMVPPAHIKRMYGKSILVDEVNHLLSDSMNNYLEQEKLEVLGQPLPKRGEEDKEYNWDFNDDFEFSYEVGLAPEFNVDFDSKDKITQYVIKVDDETLESRIKSIRRAYGKMTNPDVSADGDVLYSELVQLSPDGSVFEDGISNTSSVRLDQVQDEAIKASLIGLKKGDEVTLDIQKAFGNDAAKVAGLLKIEEDAAADLKSNFKLTVKNVNRLDESDLNQEFFDKLFGEGTVTTEEGFREKITEELETMMKQDSERKLQNDIYNYALNKVQFELPDEFLKRWLKATNEKLSEDELQGGYEDFAKNLKWTLIANKIVTQNNIDIKYDEVFAYAKASIDQQFRAYSQQAIPEDQLAQYTVQYLQNKENANKIFEEVKAVKVFDHVKSVITLDQKEILFTDFNKLED; from the coding sequence ATGAATATATCACAGGAAAAAATTGACAACCTGAACGCGGTTGTAAAAATCAACCTTGCCCCGGCAGATTATACGCCAAGGGTAGAGAAAGCTATTAAAGAACAAGCTAAAAAAGCAAAGATCCCAGGTTTCCGCCCGGGTATGGTTCCGCCTGCACATATCAAAAGAATGTACGGCAAGAGCATTTTGGTTGATGAAGTAAACCACCTGTTGAGCGACTCGATGAACAATTACCTGGAGCAGGAAAAGCTTGAAGTACTTGGCCAGCCATTGCCTAAACGCGGTGAGGAAGACAAAGAGTACAACTGGGATTTTAACGACGATTTTGAGTTTAGCTACGAAGTTGGTTTAGCTCCAGAGTTTAATGTTGATTTTGATTCAAAAGATAAAATAACCCAGTACGTTATTAAAGTTGATGACGAAACGCTGGAGTCGCGTATCAAAAGCATCCGTCGTGCTTATGGCAAAATGACAAATCCTGACGTATCGGCAGATGGTGACGTGCTTTATTCTGAATTAGTGCAGCTTTCTCCGGATGGTAGTGTTTTTGAGGACGGTATAAGCAACACATCATCTGTTCGTTTAGACCAGGTACAGGACGAAGCCATTAAAGCTTCCCTGATCGGTCTGAAAAAAGGTGACGAGGTTACACTGGACATCCAGAAAGCATTTGGTAATGACGCAGCTAAAGTTGCAGGTTTACTGAAAATTGAAGAGGATGCTGCTGCTGACCTTAAATCAAACTTCAAATTAACGGTTAAGAACGTTAACCGTTTAGATGAAAGCGATTTGAACCAGGAGTTCTTTGATAAATTATTTGGTGAAGGTACCGTAACTACCGAAGAAGGTTTCCGTGAGAAAATCACTGAGGAGCTGGAGACCATGATGAAGCAGGACAGCGAACGCAAGTTGCAGAACGACATCTACAACTACGCGCTGAACAAAGTGCAGTTTGAACTGCCTGATGAGTTCCTGAAACGCTGGTTAAAAGCTACTAACGAGAAGCTTTCTGAAGATGAGTTACAAGGCGGGTACGAAGATTTCGCTAAAAACCTTAAATGGACGCTGATTGCAAACAAGATAGTAACACAAAACAACATCGATATTAAGTACGATGAAGTATTTGCTTACGCTAAGGCAAGTATAGATCAGCAGTTCAGGGCTTACAGCCAGCAGGCTATCCCTGAGGATCAGTTGGCACAGTACACCGTGCAGTACCTGCAGAACAAAGAAAATGCTAACAAGATATTTGAAGAAGTAAAAGCAGTTAAGGTTTTCGATCACGTTAAGAGTGTTATCACACTTGATCAGAAAGAAATCCTGTTTACCGACTTTAACAAGCTGGAAGACTAA
- a CDS encoding c-type cytochrome has protein sequence MKKFKKWAAYFVVLILLVIVSAVAYVTLALPNVGKPQNLKIAYTPQRIQRGKYLANHVAVCIDCHSSRKWNVFAGPIDTTVIGAGGERFDSRVSFPGVVYVPNITPAHLKDWTDGEIYRAITTGVKKDGSAIFPIMPYGSFGKMDPEDIYSIIAYIRMLKPVKTQFPDRKLDFPLNLLVNTMPQKAQPSAIPAESDTLKYGEYLVKAAACTDCHTKAVQGKPVPGMDYAGGNEYGLGNGRLLRSANITPDKLTGIGSWSKEAFINRFKQYGNGGIKPAAVNNTDFQTIMPWWRYGGMKETDLAAIFTYLKTLKPVNNKVVKFQLVTAVNK, from the coding sequence ATGAAAAAGTTCAAAAAATGGGCGGCGTACTTTGTCGTCCTCATACTGCTGGTAATTGTATCGGCAGTAGCTTACGTAACGCTCGCGCTGCCGAATGTTGGCAAGCCACAAAATCTCAAAATAGCTTACACACCTCAACGGATACAACGGGGCAAGTACCTGGCCAACCATGTGGCTGTTTGTATAGATTGCCACAGCAGCCGTAAATGGAACGTGTTTGCCGGCCCGATAGATACCACTGTTATAGGTGCCGGCGGCGAACGGTTTGACAGCCGCGTAAGCTTTCCCGGCGTGGTTTATGTACCCAATATCACGCCTGCCCATCTAAAGGATTGGACGGATGGCGAAATTTACCGCGCCATAACTACCGGCGTTAAAAAGGATGGTTCGGCTATATTCCCTATTATGCCGTATGGTTCCTTCGGTAAAATGGATCCCGAAGATATTTACAGCATAATAGCTTACATACGCATGCTTAAACCTGTCAAAACCCAATTCCCGGACCGTAAGCTTGATTTTCCGCTTAACCTGCTGGTGAATACCATGCCGCAGAAAGCACAGCCGTCTGCAATACCTGCAGAAAGTGATACATTAAAATATGGCGAGTACCTGGTAAAGGCGGCGGCTTGTACAGATTGCCATACTAAAGCAGTACAAGGCAAACCTGTCCCCGGGATGGATTATGCCGGCGGTAATGAGTACGGACTAGGCAACGGGCGTTTGCTGCGCTCCGCCAACATCACCCCGGATAAGTTAACCGGCATTGGCAGCTGGAGCAAAGAAGCTTTTATAAACAGGTTTAAACAGTATGGCAACGGCGGGATAAAACCTGCAGCGGTGAATAACACCGATTTTCAAACCATCATGCCCTGGTGGCGCTACGGCGGCATGAAAGAAACCGACCTTGCAGCCATCTTCACTTACCTTAAAACACTTAAGCCGGTAAATAACAAAGTAGTGAAATTTCAGTTGGTTACGGCTGTAAATAAATAA